TTTTGTCAACCTCGCTTCTTTCGCGTGCGATTGCTTTTGTTGTTTCTTTCGCAAAACGAAGGTATGTTTCTAGTGAATTAAATTGTTCTAGTATTATATCCTTGCTGCACAAAGCACTTTTATTCTTTTTACCAGTATATTCAAGCCAACTTGACCTAACCAACTTAGTATTCGAAGCACTAAGTTGGTGTACACGGTTGTTGAGATTTACATATGCGCTCATACGCAACAAATCTGCATCGTTTGATATATGCCGTGCTTTAAACTTCCCTTGAAATAATACTCCTGTTCTTTCGTACTTCTCGTTGAAATACCGAGTGTACCCTGTTCCAAACTTCTGCATAAATTTTGATATTCCGCCATCGCTTATTTGCTTAAGAAGAAAATGAAAATGATTCGTGTTAAAGCAATAGCATACAATATCAACCAATGGA
This genomic stretch from Candidatus Kaiserbacteria bacterium harbors:
- a CDS encoding transposase; this translates as MRKTQLANDEYYHVYNRGTDKRKIVLDAEDANRLVQSLIAFNTASSIGSIYSHYYKNKINLSSPVTKIDDPLVDIVCYCFNTNHFHFLLKQISDGGISKFMQKFGTGYTRYFNEKYERTGVLFQGKFKARHISNDADLLRMSAYVNLNNRVHQLSASNTKLVRSSWLEYTGKKNKSALCSKDIILEQFNSLETYLRFAKETTKAIARERSEVDKSEIEKVKKEFYGYYFD